From the genome of Labrus bergylta chromosome 12, fLabBer1.1, whole genome shotgun sequence, one region includes:
- the kctd6b gene encoding BTB/POZ domain-containing protein KCTD6 has protein sequence MDNGDWGHRMTTPVTLNVGGHLYTTSLSTLQRYPDSMLGAMFRGDFPTTRDSQGNYFIDRDGTLFRYILNFLRTSELTLPLDFTETDLLRKEADFYQIEPLIHCLSDPKPLYPPDIFEQVVELSSTRKLSKYSNPVAVIITQLTITTKVHGLLEGISNNFTKWNKHMMDTRDCQVSFTFGPCDYHQEISLRVHLMDYIMKQGFTIRNTRVHHMSERANENTVEHHWTFCRPAHKVED, from the exons ATGGATAATGGAGACTGGGGCCATAGG ATGACTACTCCTGTTACTTTGAACGTGGGAGGCCACCTTTACACCACCAGCTTGTCCACCCTGCAGCGTTACCCAGACTCCATGCTGGGTGCCATGTTCAGGGGAGATTTCCCGACAACTCGTGACTCCCAGGGCAATTATTTCATAGACCGTGACGGAACGCTTTTCCGGTACATCCTGAACTTCCTGCGAACGTCTGAGCTCACCCTCCCGCTGgacttcacagagacagacctCCTAAGGAAAGAGGCTGATTTTTACCAGATCGAACCTCTGATCCATTGTCTTAGTGATCCCAAGCCCCTGTACCCTCCTGACATCTTCGAGCAGGTGGTGGAGCTCTCCAGCACTCGAAAACTGTCCAAATATTCAAACCCTGTCGCTGTTATCATCACACAGCTAACCATAACTACAAAGGTTCATGGGCTGCTAGAAGGGATTTCCAACAACTTTACCAAGTGGAACAAACACATGATGGACACCAGAGACTGCCAGGTGTCATTCACCTTTGGACCATGTGACTATCATCAAGAGATCTCCCTAAGGGTTCACCTCATGGATTACATCATGAAACAAGGCTTCACCATCCGCAACACGCGCGTGCATCACATGAGTGAGCGTGCAAACGAGAACACAGTGGAGCATCACTGGACTTTCTGTAGACCGGCTCACAAAGTTGAGGACTAA